A genomic window from Prunus persica cultivar Lovell chromosome G2, Prunus_persica_NCBIv2, whole genome shotgun sequence includes:
- the LOC18784799 gene encoding E3 ubiquitin-protein ligase MBR2 isoform X1 — translation MDDANGSCRGKNLECVSGCSERNLRRKLDDEDDGTNCSQDACYAGSQSKAQITASKCVEVEVSTGSSSSSSLVDISLGVHEDAPLSTQGRLESRDDVHDVENISTISGSNLREGGCVERVSNSLSSDRTNKGSYTSTKLTQASKMQWPKWTVSHMLSLSSMEKVMNYYRVLNLADNLNDEDLRCFLEEQLSKEKAGLSETTITNRLRTRLHVSETVREPDSCSICMIEYKDQDKIASLYYCSHEYHSDCIKEWLLKNNLCPMCRALAIIPEDYPCWDGDVRLHQAFFVHLKLAA, via the exons ATGGATGATGCTAATGGTTCATGCAGAGGGAAGAATTTAGAATGTGTATCAGGTTGTAGTGAAAGGAATTTGAGGAGAAAATTGGATGACGAGGATGATGGGACCAATTGTTCGCAAGATGCTTGTTATGCAG GTAGCCAAAGTAAGGCACAAATTACAGCCAGCAAGTGTGTGGAAGTTGAGGTTTCAACAGGCTCAAGTTCAAGTTCAAGTTTAGTAGATATTTCTTTAGGTGTTCATGAGGATGCCCCTCTGTCTACCCAAGGAAGACTAGAGAGCAGAGATGATGTTCATGATGTTGAGAATATAAGTACTATCTCAG GGAGTAATCTCAGGGAAGGTGGCTGTGTAGAGAGAGTAAGCAACAGCCTATCATCAGATAGGACAAATAAG GGAAGTTACACGAGTACAAAACTAACACAAGCATCTAAGATGCAATGGCCAAAGTGGACAGTGTCTCACATGTTGAGTTTGTCGAGCATGGAGAAAGTGATGAATTATTACCGTGTTTTGAATTTGGCCGATAACTTGAATGATGAG GATCTACGTTGTTTCTTGGAGGAACAGCTTTCCAAGGAGAAAGCTGGGTTGTCAGAGACGACCATTACGAACCGTTTAAGAACAAGACTCCATGTATCGGAAACAGTGCGGGAACCCGATAGTTGCAGCATTTGCATG ATTGAATATAAGGACCAAGACAAGATTGCGAGTTTATATTACTGCTCTCATGAATATCATTCCGACTGCATAAAGGAGTGGCTTCTGAAGAACAACCTTTGCCCGATGTGTAGGGCACTAGCTATAATCCCAGAAGACTACCCCTGTTGGGATGGTGATGTGCGGTTACACCAAGCATTCTTTGTGCATTTGAAGCTTGCAGCTTGA
- the LOC109947572 gene encoding uncharacterized protein LOC109947572, with protein MSTPLKPDAYVLASLMESHFKELDLTPELFLPNKEEMLLILDKCFSHSCLEKAIAEKIAVDESDSADQINPSPVDSALLKDCVAQVRVASNKRFIKIVHCYLLKAGKEKEAQEYLEKVSPASRVDHLESVKMWNYLTLPFQVLKVMEDMGLGTSPLSFSMPPAPPEVFPTPAPGWRPGQDTAHG; from the exons ATGTCGACCCCTCTCAAGCCAGACGCTTATGTTCTTGCAAGCCTAATGGAATCTCACTTCAAAGAACTCGATCTGACCCCGGAACTGTTTCTCCCGAACAAAGAAGAAATGCTTCTCATACTGGACAAGTGCTTCTCACACTCTTGCCTGGAGAAGGCTATTGCAGAAAAAATTGCTGTCGATGAAAGCGATTCAGCCGATCAGATTAACCCCAGTCCAGTTGACTCTGCTCTTCTCAAGGACTGCGTGGCGCAGGTTCGGGTGGCCAGCAACAAACGCTTCATCAAAATTGTGCATTGCTACCTGCTCAAAGCaggaaaggagaaagaagctCAAGAGTACCTCGAAAAGGTGAGCCCTGCATCCCGGGTCGATCACTTGGAGTCCGTCAAGATGTGGAATTACCTTACTCTGCCATTCCAGGTGCTCAAGGTAATGGAGGATATGGGATTAGGCACAAGCCCTTTGAGTTTCTCCATGCCTCCAGCACCACCTGAGGTTTTTCCCACTCCGGCACCGGGCTGGAGGCCCGGCCAGGATACTGCCCACG GATGA
- the LOC18784799 gene encoding probable E3 ubiquitin-protein ligase HIP1 isoform X2: MPSSSKSRVILSIGNHHDQPDHFRKDRFMDDANGSCRGKNLECVSGCSERNLRRKLDDEDDGTNCSQDACYAGSQSKAQITASKCVEVEVSTGSSSSSSLVDISLGVHEDAPLSTQGRLESRDDVHDVENISTISGSNLREGGCVERVSNSLSSDRTNKGSYTSTKLTQASKMQWPKWTVSHMLSLSSMEKVMNYYRVLNLADNLNDEDLRCFLEEQLSKEKAGLSETTITNRLRTRLHVSETVREPDSCSICMIEYKDQDKIASLYYCSHEYHSDCIKEWLLKNNLCPMCRALAIIPEDYPCWDGDVRLHQAFFVHLKLAA, translated from the exons ATGCCAAGCTCTTCTAAATCCCGAGTGATATTATCGATTGGCAATCATCATGACCAACCTGATCATTTCAGGAAGGATCGCTTCATGGATGATGCTAATGGTTCATGCAGAGGGAAGAATTTAGAATGTGTATCAGGTTGTAGTGAAAGGAATTTGAGGAGAAAATTGGATGACGAGGATGATGGGACCAATTGTTCGCAAGATGCTTGTTATGCAG GTAGCCAAAGTAAGGCACAAATTACAGCCAGCAAGTGTGTGGAAGTTGAGGTTTCAACAGGCTCAAGTTCAAGTTCAAGTTTAGTAGATATTTCTTTAGGTGTTCATGAGGATGCCCCTCTGTCTACCCAAGGAAGACTAGAGAGCAGAGATGATGTTCATGATGTTGAGAATATAAGTACTATCTCAG GGAGTAATCTCAGGGAAGGTGGCTGTGTAGAGAGAGTAAGCAACAGCCTATCATCAGATAGGACAAATAAG GGAAGTTACACGAGTACAAAACTAACACAAGCATCTAAGATGCAATGGCCAAAGTGGACAGTGTCTCACATGTTGAGTTTGTCGAGCATGGAGAAAGTGATGAATTATTACCGTGTTTTGAATTTGGCCGATAACTTGAATGATGAG GATCTACGTTGTTTCTTGGAGGAACAGCTTTCCAAGGAGAAAGCTGGGTTGTCAGAGACGACCATTACGAACCGTTTAAGAACAAGACTCCATGTATCGGAAACAGTGCGGGAACCCGATAGTTGCAGCATTTGCATG ATTGAATATAAGGACCAAGACAAGATTGCGAGTTTATATTACTGCTCTCATGAATATCATTCCGACTGCATAAAGGAGTGGCTTCTGAAGAACAACCTTTGCCCGATGTGTAGGGCACTAGCTATAATCCCAGAAGACTACCCCTGTTGGGATGGTGATGTGCGGTTACACCAAGCATTCTTTGTGCATTTGAAGCTTGCAGCTTGA
- the LOC18786833 gene encoding uncharacterized protein LOC18786833, whose amino-acid sequence MSSSSPIAPSICHNLADTLLKQLRSHPFALYPEMNHARAPEPLASAFGPKSKASDPIDREPEPLAPAFGPKSKTGDPVDRSAKTTRYYMVLLTAGDKALSPESIRVMDVTDPIPKGCMVKARAFCSGVAFNFNFSAADKFDFMKLCVISSDDDFGGDEGRTIIDLDRVSNSEMADPNIIHSLASSAAMKAFVSSAKEINLAEFVSRVGDYVATKFGEEKKSEYLKMLTSSGLGSLDSVEIWHMLTLQDRVMEAVMESFQVGLFMKMPITIDMPMPSTASMTHPTPWALGWNVGCSSAKGLKPRPCIPDLNQVAVDLLEVEEDTDKSSVGEVEGRNAKKRKAEEAAGEEAQADEVPKTAD is encoded by the exons ATGTCGTCGTCTTCTCCTATTGCTCCCTCTATTTGCCACAACTTGGCCGATACGCTACTCAAACAACTCCGATCTCATCCGTTTGCCCTCTACCCCGAAATGAACCATGCCCGTGCACCCGAACCTTTGGCCTCAGCCTTCGGACCCAAGTCAAAAGCCAGTGACCCGATTGACCGTGAACCCGAACCTTTGGCCCCAGCCTTCGGACccaagtcaaaaaccggtGACCCGGTTGACCGTAGTGCCAAAACAACCCGATACTACATGGTCCTCCTGACCGCCGGAGACAAAGCTCTTAGCCCAGAAAGCATCCGAGTGATGGACGTCACCGACCCGATTCCGAAGGGCTGTATGGTCAAAGCTCGCGCCTTTTGCTCCGGTGTCgccttcaacttcaatttctcGGCGGCGGACAAGTTCGACTTCATGAAACTTTGCGTGATATCGAGTGATGACGACTTCGGCGGCGATGAAGGCCGCACAATAATTGATCTGGATCGGGTCAGTAACTCCGAAATGGCCGACCCGAACATCATACACAGCCTGGCGAGTTCGGCGGCGATGAAGGCATTCGTGTCGTCCGCGAAGGAGATCAACCTCGCCGAATTTGTGAGTCGTGTGGGTGACTACGTGGCCACCAAATTCGGCGAGGAGAAGAAAAGCGAGTACCTGAAGATGTTGACTTCCAGTGGACTCGGAAGTTTGGACTCGGTGGAGATATGGCACATGTTGACTCTGCAAGACCGAGTTATGGAGGCAGTGATGGAAAGCTTCCAAGTCGGGCTGTTTATGAAAATGCCCATAACCATTGACATGCCAATGCCATCCACCGCCTCCATGACCCACCCAACTCCGTGGGCATTGGGGTGGAATGTGGGTTGCTCTTCCGCTAAAGGGTTGAAGCCCAGGCCTTGCATTCCAGACCTCAACCAAGTTGCAGTGGACCTActg GAAGTGGAGGAGGACACTGATAAAAGTAGTGTTGGTGAGGTGGAGGGAAGGAATGCCAAGAAAAGGAAGGCGGAGGAGGCTGCTGGAGAGGAAGCACAGGCCGATGAGGTGCCCAAAACAGCTGACTGA
- the LOC18784799 gene encoding E3 ubiquitin-protein ligase MBR2 isoform X3 has protein sequence MPSSSKSRVILSIGNHHDQPDHFRKDRFMDDANGSCRGKNLECVSGCSERNLRRKLDDEDDGTNCSQDACYAGSNLREGGCVERVSNSLSSDRTNKGSYTSTKLTQASKMQWPKWTVSHMLSLSSMEKVMNYYRVLNLADNLNDEDLRCFLEEQLSKEKAGLSETTITNRLRTRLHVSETVREPDSCSICMIEYKDQDKIASLYYCSHEYHSDCIKEWLLKNNLCPMCRALAIIPEDYPCWDGDVRLHQAFFVHLKLAA, from the exons ATGCCAAGCTCTTCTAAATCCCGAGTGATATTATCGATTGGCAATCATCATGACCAACCTGATCATTTCAGGAAGGATCGCTTCATGGATGATGCTAATGGTTCATGCAGAGGGAAGAATTTAGAATGTGTATCAGGTTGTAGTGAAAGGAATTTGAGGAGAAAATTGGATGACGAGGATGATGGGACCAATTGTTCGCAAGATGCTTGTTATGCAG GGAGTAATCTCAGGGAAGGTGGCTGTGTAGAGAGAGTAAGCAACAGCCTATCATCAGATAGGACAAATAAG GGAAGTTACACGAGTACAAAACTAACACAAGCATCTAAGATGCAATGGCCAAAGTGGACAGTGTCTCACATGTTGAGTTTGTCGAGCATGGAGAAAGTGATGAATTATTACCGTGTTTTGAATTTGGCCGATAACTTGAATGATGAG GATCTACGTTGTTTCTTGGAGGAACAGCTTTCCAAGGAGAAAGCTGGGTTGTCAGAGACGACCATTACGAACCGTTTAAGAACAAGACTCCATGTATCGGAAACAGTGCGGGAACCCGATAGTTGCAGCATTTGCATG ATTGAATATAAGGACCAAGACAAGATTGCGAGTTTATATTACTGCTCTCATGAATATCATTCCGACTGCATAAAGGAGTGGCTTCTGAAGAACAACCTTTGCCCGATGTGTAGGGCACTAGCTATAATCCCAGAAGACTACCCCTGTTGGGATGGTGATGTGCGGTTACACCAAGCATTCTTTGTGCATTTGAAGCTTGCAGCTTGA